TAGGGGTGAAAAATGTAGCTCTGATTATTGCCCTTGAACCTTGGATTGTGCCAAAGAACGTGAAGGTCTCTCCAAAAGGTCACTGGAACAGACACAGGACCTCCTCCCTCAGTTGTGTCATGGACACGCTACACTGTCAGGAGAGCCACCCTCCCACTGCACAGCAAACCCAGAGCACTTCCCCCAGGACAGCAATGCCTATTATAGAGAGCATGACAAAAAGCAGTGGGGTTCCAGGACTCCCTGCGCTGGCCTATGGGGGCCCAAAACCACAATGGCTGGGTGGTGATACCCACAGGCACTGTACTTACTGGTGTTGGATGAGCCAGTGGGGCAGACAGGTGGCAGCGGTGGCAGCGTTGGTGGGTCTGCAGGGGTGCTGAGGGTCATCTCTGAGGTCAGAGTAGAGCTTGTGGTTGGGGATGAGGGCTCAGAGCCTGGGCAAAGCAACATTATGTTAGTGCTGTCTGCAGAGGTGCAGgatgctcctgcagctggggaCAAACTAAGTGAAGACACCTACACAAAGCCACCCCAGGACATGCCCAGAATCCCTGTGGGGATTTGTCCACCTGAAcatgtccctgccctccagGTGCCCCATGGCTGAACCCACCCACGGCTGCACAGGGGGTTCCAGATACTGTTGGGCTACCTGGAGTCGACTCTGTAGATGTGGGAGGGGAAACCTCCATGGTGGTAACAGGGCTGGCCGTGGTGCTTGCCAGGGTCACCAAGGGCTCAGGTGAAGTAGCTGTTGTGGTGGTAGAAGGCACGGTGGGAAGTGAGGTTCTGCCAGTCCCCGGGGATGTGCCGGACCTCTCTGGGGTGGAAGCTTCTGTTTTGAGCGTGGAAGGAGAGAGGGTGGCTGCGGTGGTGGAGTCAGTGGTGGGCAGCCATGCCGAGGTCTCCATAGATATTGAGGAGGTAGGGGGAGACAGGGACGTGGCTGCAGTCACATCCATGGCAGTTGTCTCTGCAAAGAGGTCAGACAATGAAATGCACAAGGGTTGGTGGTAAAAGGCTGAGTCCATGGCTGTTCTGGGGATAGTGCAGCATCACCACCACCATGAGGTCCCCAAGGAACTCAGAGCTACACATCAACCACAAACCACTGGGAGCAGAGATTCACCATCCTGCATGGATCAAACACACGGATGCCCTGAATGGGCATCAGCAAGGCAGGCCATGTAAATCCCTAGCTTGACAAAGTAGGAACAAGCCATGGGCATTGCCAGTCTCAGGGCACAAACTCCTGTAGGCACCAGTCCTATGACCCATTCCACCACTTTCACCCATCCCTGAAGGAAGTCAGACAAACCCGTCTGACAGGAAGAGCCGAGCAGGAACTGGTGACCGTGCGACAGTctggaaatgcagcagcagcagtttacACAAACCTCTCTGCTGCAGATAGTCAGGAACTGATAGCACTGGGTGTAAATAATGGCAGTGGGGGAAGCAGCCCCACAAAGGAACAAA
This is a stretch of genomic DNA from Pithys albifrons albifrons isolate INPA30051 chromosome 11, PitAlb_v1, whole genome shotgun sequence. It encodes these proteins:
- the LOC139676887 gene encoding integumentary mucin A.1-like isoform X3, which produces MAGQRGGLPLPLPLPFLLLLLLSLTYLAVLHLALETTAMDVTAATSLSPPTSSISMETSAWLPTTDSTTAATLSPSTLKTEASTPERSGTSPGTGRTSLPTVPSTTTTATSPEPLVTLASTTASPVTTMEVSPPTSTESTPGSEPSSPTTSSTLTSEMTLSTPADPPTLPPLPPVCPTGSSNTSASHLFLSLRLTTPLSLENGTVQELVLSKLREDLQTAFPCAGLSLEWRGKRRT